A genomic region of Salinibacter pepae contains the following coding sequences:
- a CDS encoding alpha/beta fold hydrolase, whose product MHETPFPIYETGSFRYNAEGPTDSPLPPVVLLHGMLGDLSNWVDTVEALSDNGYRVLAPILPVYDFPLSETGVPRLTTHVRDFVDTLDLDRVVLVGNSLGGHVALLYALNQGEKVHAMVLSGSSGIYETTMGSSFFRRQDREFIRDRTEMTFYDPAHATEELVDEMLEIVNDRPRAFRLLKIARSADEETVTEQLSQLDMPSLLVWGRDDIITPPEVGEEFRDRMPDARLEFIDKCGHAPMIEHPDTFNALTLEFLEELAEEAPLTPPSGR is encoded by the coding sequence ATGCACGAAACCCCTTTCCCCATCTACGAAACGGGCTCCTTCCGCTACAACGCGGAGGGCCCCACCGACTCCCCCCTTCCCCCGGTCGTCCTCCTGCATGGCATGCTGGGGGACCTAAGCAACTGGGTCGACACCGTGGAGGCCCTCTCGGACAACGGCTACCGGGTGCTCGCCCCCATCCTTCCGGTCTACGACTTCCCGCTGTCGGAAACGGGGGTGCCGCGCCTCACGACGCACGTCCGGGACTTCGTGGATACGCTCGACCTGGATCGCGTCGTCCTCGTGGGCAACTCCCTTGGGGGGCACGTCGCCCTCCTGTACGCCCTCAACCAGGGGGAGAAGGTCCACGCCATGGTGCTCTCCGGGTCCTCCGGCATCTACGAGACCACAATGGGCTCGTCGTTCTTTCGGCGCCAGGACCGCGAGTTCATCCGGGACCGCACCGAGATGACCTTTTACGACCCGGCTCACGCCACCGAGGAGCTGGTCGACGAGATGCTCGAGATCGTGAACGATCGGCCGCGGGCCTTTCGGCTGCTCAAAATTGCCCGCTCGGCCGACGAGGAGACCGTCACGGAGCAGCTTTCGCAACTTGACATGCCGTCGCTTCTGGTGTGGGGCCGCGACGACATCATCACGCCGCCCGAGGTGGGAGAGGAGTTTCGGGATCGGATGCCGGACGCCCGCCTCGAGTTCATCGACAAGTGCGGGCACGCCCCGATGATTGAACACCCGGATACGTTTAACGCACTGACGCTCGAGTTCCTGGAGGAGCTCGCCGAGGAGGCCCCCCTCACGCCCCCGTCTGGCCGCTAG
- a CDS encoding YtxH domain-containing protein, with product MTRIGVCSALAGGAVGFALGMLFAPQRGPDARRRIAYQLEQLSAQTGMLFRRLLQSGGESEGRRNSAAVVEDAETRADHIRDDIDALMEELRQASQADDAD from the coding sequence ATGACTCGAATTGGGGTGTGCAGTGCATTGGCGGGCGGGGCTGTCGGGTTTGCCCTGGGCATGCTGTTTGCCCCACAGCGGGGCCCCGACGCGCGCCGCCGCATCGCGTATCAGCTCGAACAACTGTCGGCCCAGACGGGGATGCTGTTCCGTCGGCTCCTTCAATCCGGGGGGGAGAGCGAAGGGCGCCGCAACAGCGCCGCCGTCGTCGAGGACGCAGAAACCCGAGCCGATCACATCCGCGACGACATTGACGCGTTGATGGAAGAGCTCCGCCAGGCGTCGCAGGCCGACGACGCAGACTGA
- a CDS encoding YaaA family protein, with product MPDLTVLLSPADQKQPGGNPFAPDMFDYRTSGTFNYFDDLNPDRRELIDTLQAVVDEEGDEALGEVFGVEGYELEEAIRVNDEIYDAPLMSALDRFSPGVMYAAMDFANLPTGAQRRLLENGVILSGLFGLLRPDDLIPNYQLGMEASLPDVGPVADYWRPIISPMLNESLEDRWVWDLLPEVHRNAWTDEHTYTARVEVQFERVEDGERVPITGEDLEVQRGQFVNFIVQETAEEMEDLREWSEEESDELTFDEDASTYDEDTKTWEIIMVQD from the coding sequence ATGCCAGACCTGACCGTCCTGCTCTCCCCCGCCGACCAGAAGCAGCCCGGCGGAAATCCGTTCGCCCCGGACATGTTTGACTACCGCACATCGGGGACGTTCAACTATTTCGACGACCTGAACCCCGACCGGCGCGAACTCATCGACACCCTGCAGGCGGTGGTCGACGAGGAAGGCGACGAGGCGCTCGGCGAGGTGTTTGGGGTGGAGGGCTACGAGCTGGAGGAGGCCATCCGCGTCAACGACGAAATCTACGATGCCCCGCTCATGTCGGCCCTCGACCGGTTCAGTCCGGGCGTGATGTACGCCGCCATGGACTTCGCAAACCTCCCCACGGGGGCGCAGCGTCGCCTCCTCGAAAACGGAGTGATCCTGTCGGGGCTGTTCGGGCTCCTGCGCCCCGACGACCTGATCCCGAACTACCAGCTCGGCATGGAGGCGTCCCTGCCGGACGTGGGGCCGGTGGCCGACTATTGGCGGCCCATCATCAGCCCCATGCTCAACGAAAGCCTCGAGGACCGGTGGGTGTGGGACCTGCTGCCTGAGGTGCACCGGAACGCCTGGACCGACGAGCACACGTACACGGCCCGCGTTGAGGTGCAGTTCGAGCGCGTCGAGGACGGGGAGCGCGTGCCCATCACCGGAGAAGACCTGGAGGTGCAGCGCGGCCAGTTCGTGAACTTCATCGTGCAGGAGACGGCCGAGGAGATGGAGGACCTTCGGGAGTGGTCGGAAGAGGAGTCCGACGAACTTACGTTCGACGAAGACGCCTCCACCTACGACGAGGACACGAAAACGTGGGAAATCATTATGGTACAAGACTAG
- the udk gene encoding uridine kinase, with protein sequence MTPPVVIGIAGGSGSGKTTVLNHILEEFGADPIAILDHDAYYHDLSHLSREKRAQFNFDHPDALETSLMREHLDRLIEGEAIEKPVYDFTTHTRHDETETVEPRPVIIIEGILVLAESALEERMDIKIYVDAADDIRLMRRIRRDMQERDRSIEGILRQYERTVRPMHLEFVEPSKREADIIIPRGGHNEVAIQMVMSRIQELLRLVEQGTLQA encoded by the coding sequence ATGACCCCCCCGGTCGTTATTGGCATTGCCGGTGGGTCCGGATCGGGCAAGACGACGGTCCTGAACCACATCCTCGAAGAGTTTGGGGCCGACCCGATTGCGATCCTCGACCACGACGCGTACTACCACGACCTCTCGCACCTTTCCCGAGAGAAGCGGGCGCAGTTTAATTTCGACCACCCCGATGCGCTGGAGACGTCGCTCATGCGCGAGCACCTCGACCGCCTCATTGAGGGGGAGGCGATTGAGAAACCGGTGTACGACTTCACCACGCACACGCGCCACGACGAGACCGAGACGGTCGAGCCCCGCCCGGTCATCATCATCGAGGGCATCCTCGTGCTGGCCGAGTCGGCCCTCGAGGAGCGGATGGACATCAAGATCTACGTCGACGCGGCCGACGACATTCGGCTCATGCGCCGCATCCGGCGGGACATGCAGGAGCGGGATCGGTCCATCGAGGGCATTCTGCGCCAGTATGAGCGAACCGTCCGCCCGATGCACCTCGAGTTCGTCGAGCCCTCGAAGCGGGAGGCCGACATCATTATTCCCCGGGGCGGGCACAACGAGGTGGCCATCCAGATGGTGATGTCGCGGATTCAGGAGCTGCTCCGCCTGGTGGAACAGGGAACGCTGCAGGCATAG
- a CDS encoding type III pantothenate kinase — translation MLLALDVGNSAVKAGLFSGDALVRVFSIDPPDGDATDAAYWRTELASALADATVEHAGLVSVVPARTDAVARGLRGVVDAPLTIVAPEMTLPFTLDYDTPDTLGTDRLAAAAAGWTQYGRDASRSVIVVDAGTAVNYEVVHRNGTYRGGAIGPGAALMRNALRAGTAQLPDVPLHLPETPVGPSTQTALQSGILWGLIDSVQGMAARLADRLPDAPRLVLTGGWGGLLADRLTIEATHAPHLVLRGVRLLAEENRA, via the coding sequence ATGCTCCTCGCCCTCGACGTCGGAAACAGTGCCGTGAAGGCGGGCCTTTTCTCGGGCGATGCCCTCGTCCGCGTCTTCTCCATCGATCCTCCGGACGGCGACGCGACGGACGCCGCCTACTGGCGAACGGAGCTCGCCTCGGCCCTCGCCGACGCGACGGTCGAGCACGCAGGGCTCGTGTCCGTCGTCCCCGCCCGCACCGACGCCGTGGCCCGCGGGCTTCGGGGCGTCGTGGACGCCCCTTTGACGATCGTTGCCCCCGAAATGACCCTCCCCTTCACGCTCGACTACGACACCCCCGATACGCTGGGCACCGACCGGCTGGCCGCGGCGGCCGCCGGGTGGACCCAGTACGGGCGCGACGCGTCCCGGAGCGTCATCGTGGTGGATGCCGGAACGGCCGTCAACTACGAGGTGGTGCACCGGAACGGCACCTACCGGGGCGGGGCGATCGGGCCGGGGGCCGCCCTCATGCGGAACGCCCTTCGGGCCGGCACGGCTCAGTTGCCCGACGTTCCCCTGCACCTTCCGGAGACGCCGGTCGGCCCCTCTACGCAGACGGCCCTACAGAGCGGCATCTTGTGGGGCCTGATCGACAGTGTCCAGGGGATGGCCGCCCGCCTCGCCGACCGGCTCCCCGACGCGCCCCGGCTCGTCCTCACGGGCGGCTGGGGCGGCCTCCTCGCCGACCGGCTTACGATCGAGGCCACGCACGCGCCCCACCTCGTGCTGCGCGGCGTGCGGCTGCTTGCGGAGGAAAACCGCGCATAG
- a CDS encoding biotin--[acetyl-CoA-carboxylase] ligase: MPLSLAADTRDRLSTDRFGRSMRGFETVGSTNERAAQWAAAGAPEGATVLAEYQTTGRGRHGRDWTADKGRNLLFSVVLRPTLPPDRFGLLTVAAGVAVAEAIEDFVSPHSAALKWPNDVLLEGRKACGILLESSLGPPHTDAVVVLGVGLNVNQTDFPDALADTATSLRLAGGRAVPRPPLLARLLRALERRYDAVQHNGADAVRDAFRERLAALGSSLSLRLPGTDETLSGTVQGITATGALRLRTADGTEKTVHAGEVTTRR, translated from the coding sequence ATGCCCCTTTCCCTCGCCGCGGACACGCGGGATCGGCTCTCCACCGACCGCTTCGGCCGGTCGATGCGCGGATTCGAGACGGTCGGCTCGACGAACGAACGGGCGGCGCAGTGGGCCGCGGCGGGCGCGCCGGAGGGCGCCACGGTGCTTGCCGAATACCAGACCACCGGGCGGGGGCGCCACGGGCGCGACTGGACGGCCGACAAGGGCCGCAATCTTCTCTTCTCCGTGGTGCTCCGTCCCACGCTGCCGCCGGACCGGTTTGGGCTTCTCACCGTGGCCGCGGGCGTGGCCGTGGCCGAGGCGATTGAGGACTTCGTCTCGCCCCACTCGGCCGCCCTCAAGTGGCCCAACGACGTTCTACTGGAGGGCCGAAAGGCCTGTGGCATCCTGCTGGAGTCGTCTCTGGGCCCGCCCCACACCGACGCCGTGGTCGTGCTGGGGGTCGGCCTCAACGTGAACCAAACCGACTTTCCCGACGCCCTCGCCGATACGGCCACGTCGCTCCGCCTCGCCGGCGGCCGTGCCGTGCCGCGCCCTCCCCTCCTGGCCCGGCTGCTCCGGGCCCTCGAACGTCGGTACGACGCCGTACAGCACAACGGGGCCGATGCGGTCCGCGACGCGTTCCGGGAGCGCCTTGCCGCCCTTGGGTCGTCCCTGTCCCTGCGCCTCCCCGGCACCGACGAGACCCTCTCGGGCACCGTGCAGGGCATCACGGCGACCGGGGCCCTGCGGCTGCGCACGGCGGACGGTACGGAGAAAACGGTGCACGCGGGCGAGGTCACGACCCGGCGCTGA
- a CDS encoding inositol monophosphatase family protein, translated as MDPPTHDSPYDLLLDTAVQAARRAAAVIQEQAGRPGGVRDKSRNDFVTDADERAQAVIVESLRETFPRDAILAEEGAAGDGEAPVVSGRRWIVDPIDGTTNFMHQVPPYAVSIALQEEDEIVVGVVLDVPRDELFTAVAGHGLQVNGEEEEVSATDAFGEAFLATGFPYRRFEHTDRYLDVLADILRDAQGVRRHGSAAVDLAWTACGRFDGFFETGLNPWDIAAGALLVREGGGRVTNYHDDAGLTPVFDQQMCATNGPVHAALLGHLAPMDDVRL; from the coding sequence ATGGACCCCCCTACGCACGACTCGCCGTACGACCTGCTCCTCGACACGGCCGTGCAGGCGGCCCGCCGGGCCGCCGCCGTCATTCAGGAGCAGGCCGGCAGGCCCGGCGGCGTGCGCGACAAAAGCCGCAACGACTTCGTGACCGATGCCGACGAGCGGGCCCAGGCGGTCATCGTCGAGTCTCTCCGGGAGACCTTTCCCCGAGACGCCATCCTCGCCGAGGAAGGGGCGGCGGGCGACGGGGAGGCGCCGGTCGTGTCGGGGCGGCGCTGGATCGTGGACCCGATCGACGGCACGACAAACTTCATGCATCAGGTGCCGCCCTACGCCGTCAGCATCGCGCTGCAGGAGGAGGACGAGATTGTGGTCGGCGTGGTGCTCGACGTGCCGCGCGACGAACTCTTTACGGCGGTGGCGGGGCACGGGCTTCAGGTGAACGGGGAGGAAGAAGAGGTGAGCGCGACGGACGCGTTTGGGGAGGCGTTCCTGGCGACGGGGTTTCCCTACCGCCGGTTCGAGCACACGGACCGGTACCTGGACGTGCTGGCCGACATCCTCCGCGACGCTCAAGGGGTGCGCCGGCACGGATCCGCAGCGGTTGACCTGGCCTGGACGGCCTGCGGCCGGTTCGATGGCTTCTTTGAGACCGGGCTCAACCCCTGGGACATCGCGGCGGGCGCCCTGCTCGTGCGTGAGGGCGGCGGACGGGTCACAAACTATCACGACGACGCCGGGCTCACGCCCGTATTCGACCAACAGATGTGCGCCACCAACGGGCCGGTGCACGCCGCCCTCCTGGGCCACCTGGCCCCGATGGACGACGTGCGACTGTAG
- a CDS encoding enoyl-ACP reductase FabI codes for MDGYDLLDGKTGVIFGALNEDSIAWSVAQACHREGADFVLSNAPVARRLGSLDALAEETDSPIIWADATDDEELAALFEEVKDEYGSIDFIVHSIGMGVNVRKDVPYEDLNYNWYEQTLDVSAVSLHRIVNHALDTEAIDDGGSILAMSYIGAERIFSKYSEMGDAKALLESIVRSFGYRLGERDIRINAISQSPTKTTAGSGIDGFDAMYEFAERVAPLGNADADSCADYAVTLLSDLTRMVTMQTLYHDGGFSTMGISDEIVEAMKESFAGDEEDAS; via the coding sequence ATGGACGGTTACGACCTGCTCGACGGAAAGACGGGCGTCATCTTTGGGGCCCTCAATGAGGACAGCATCGCCTGGTCGGTTGCCCAGGCCTGTCACCGCGAGGGGGCGGACTTTGTCCTCTCCAACGCCCCGGTGGCTCGCCGCCTCGGCTCCCTCGACGCGCTGGCGGAGGAGACGGACAGCCCCATCATCTGGGCCGACGCCACCGACGACGAGGAGCTCGCCGCGCTCTTCGAAGAGGTGAAGGACGAGTACGGCTCGATCGACTTCATCGTCCACTCCATCGGGATGGGCGTCAACGTGCGCAAGGACGTGCCCTACGAGGACCTCAACTACAACTGGTACGAGCAGACGCTCGACGTGTCCGCCGTGAGCCTGCACCGCATCGTGAACCACGCCCTCGACACCGAGGCGATCGACGACGGCGGGTCGATCCTGGCGATGAGCTACATCGGCGCCGAGCGCATCTTCTCGAAGTACTCGGAGATGGGCGACGCCAAGGCGCTGCTGGAAAGCATCGTGCGCTCCTTCGGCTACCGGCTGGGCGAGCGCGACATCCGCATCAACGCCATCTCCCAGAGCCCGACGAAGACGACCGCCGGCTCCGGGATCGACGGCTTCGACGCGATGTACGAGTTTGCCGAGCGCGTCGCCCCCCTCGGCAACGCCGACGCCGACAGCTGCGCCGATTACGCCGTGACGCTCCTCAGCGACCTCACGCGCATGGTGACCATGCAGACGCTCTACCACGACGGCGGCTTCTCCACCATGGGCATCTCCGACGAGAT